DNA sequence from the bacterium genome:
GAGCTTGAGCGGTTGCTCGGCGCCGGCGACCAGGATCGTGCGCTCGCTCGGCGGCACCAGGCGCTGCGCGACGTACGGGCGGGCGAGGATCTGCGCCCAGGTGCCGCGCGTCAGCTTGTCGCCGCGGTAGGCGGCCCTGCTGCCGTAGCCGTCCACCGGCTTGAAGAAATACTGGCGCCGCGCCGCCCACAGCGCGTCGGCGTCGGCGGCATCGACCAGCCGGGTCGCCGGCACGCCGGCGGCCAGGGTGTCGATCGTCGTGTCGTCCACTCCCCAGGCGCGCAGGCGCGGCGGATCGGAGAACACGGTCAGGTGCCGTTTGTCGGCATGCAGCGCGTAGTGGTGCGGGTTCGGCGTCACCACCACCGCGCCGGCGTCGTACGCCGCGCGCAGCGCCGCGCAGGCATCGCCGGCGAGCATGAAGTCGGTGAGCCGGTTGTAGACCAGATCGACCGGTGCGCCGTCGGCGAGGAGCGCGCCGCCGGCGAGCTGCAGCGTCCGCGGGTCGGCGATCACCGCCTCCAGCCCGGCGGCGCGGAAGAGCTGCTGGAAGAGCAGGAACTCGGGGTACAGGTACTGCGCCGGCGGCTCCTCGTCGACGATCGCGATGCGGCGCAGCGGCGCGTCGCCGCGCTGGCACGCCCATTCGGCGCGGAACATGGCGAGGAAGGCGGCTTCGACGTCGCCGCCCGGCACGCCCGCGACCGCCGCCTCGACCTCGTCGCAGCAGGCGCGCTGCGCCCGGGCGAGGACGGCATTGAGCAGGCCGCCGCCGGCGTTGGTGTTGATCTCGATGAGCTGCGCGCCGTCCGGGCCGAGGTGGAAGTCGTAGCCGAGGAAGACGCCGCGCGGACCGTGGTCGCGGCGCGCGATCGGCGGCGCGAGCGCGAAGGCCCAGTCGCGGAACCCCGCCGTGCGCACCACCGTCTCCACCGCCGCGATCACCGCCTGCATGCGCTCGAGGTCGGCGCGGGCGAGGAACACCGGCGCGGCGGAGAAGAGGTTCGGCTGGTTGGCGAGGATCGAGCGGTAGACCCCGGTGGTCGTCGGGCTCGTCTCCAGCAGCGCGCGCATGCGCTCGGCGTCGAAGGTGATGCAGTGGCACGCCTGGTTGAGGGCGGTGATCGGATCGTGGGGCTCGGCCATGCGACTGCTGAGGTAGCACAGCCGCCGTCGCCGGGGCACCGGAGGGGCGCCCCGGCGCGCACGCGGGGTGGTGGAGGACCCGATGGCCCGCGCCCGCGACGCGGCGCGCCGCCCTGCGGCGACGAGGGCCGCGGCTACCCATGGCGCGGTCGTCGCGATAGACCGGAGGGCGTGACGGCGGATGAACCTTCCTTCGCGGAGCGGGCGCGGACGTTGGTCGAGGTGGGACGGGTGGGCGCGCTGGCGACGCGGCTCGCGGAGCGCGGCGGGGTGCCGTTCGGCTCGCTGATGCCCTACGGGGTCGACGACGACGGCCAGCCGACGCTGCTCATCAGCCGGCTCGCGGTGCACACCCGCAACCTCGCCGCCGATGCCAGCGCCAGCCTGCTGGTCGCCGAAGCCGGCGCGGACGACCCGCTCGCCATCGCCCGGGTGACATTGATCGGCCGCGTCGAGCCGCTGCCGGACGGCGCGCGCCCCGGCTGTCGCGACGACTATCTCGCCCGCCATCCCACGGCGCGCGGCTGGGTCGACTTCGCCGACTTCGCCTTCCATCGCCTGCGCGTCGAGGCGGCCTACGTCGTCGCCGGCTTCGGCGCCATGGGCTGGGTCGACGGCGCCGACTACCGCGCCGCCGCCGCCGACCCGCTGGCGCCGCACGCCCCCGGCATCCTGGCGCACATGAACGCCGACCACGGCGACGCGCTGCGCCTCTACTGCCGCGCCTTCGCCGGGGTCGAAGCGGAGCGGGCGACGATGACGGCGATCGACCGCCTCGGCCTGCGGCTCCGCGCCGAGACCGCCGACGGGCCGCGCACCCTGCGCATCGCCTTCCCGCGCCCGGCCGAGACGCCGGGCGAGGCGCGCGCCGTGCTCGTGGAGATGGTGCGCGACGCGCGCGCCCGCGCCTGAGCCCGCTCCGACGACGCCCGCCGCATGTTCGAGCTCTACGTCCGCCACGAGTGGTGGTTCGCCGCCGCCCAGCTCGCGCTGGCGATGCTCGGCATGGGGGCGACGCTGAGCGCCGGCGACTTCCTCGGCGTCTTCCGCCAGCCGCGCGCCTTCGCGATCGGCGCCGCGGTGCAGATCGCCGGCACGCCGCTGCTGGCGCTGGCGCTCACCTCGATGCTGCCGCTGCCGCCCGGCATCGCCTTCGGCCTGCTGGTGGTGGGAGTGATGCCCGGCGGGGCGATGTCGAACGTCGCCACCTATTTCGCGCGCGGCAACGTCGCGCTGTCGATCGCGCTGACGGCGGCGATCACGCTCGCCTGCATCGCCACCACGCCGCTCGCGCTCCGGCTGCTGGCCGGCGAGCTCATCCCGGCCGGGTTCAGCATGCCGGTGGCGGCGATCGCGCTCGACATCGCCATCTGCCTGCTGATCCCGCTGCTGCTCGGCATGCTCGTCGGGCAGCGGCTCGGCAGCGCGGCGCGGCGCGGCGCGATGGCGCGCTGGTGCATCCGCCTCAGCTTCGCCGTCGTGGCGTGCATCGCCATCGGCTCCGCCGGCGCCGGGCGCCTCGACGTCGGCGCGCACAGCGCGCTGCCGCTCGCCGCCATCGCCGCCCTGGCGGTGCTCTGCCAGCTCGCCGGCACGGCGCCGGGCTGGCTGCTCGGCCTGTCGCGCGGCGACCTCGCCGCGCTGGCGATCGAGAACAGCATCCGCAACACCAACCTGGCGCTGCTGCTCAAGGTGTCGCTGTTCCCGATCACCCCTGGCGTCGCCAACCCGCTCGCCGACGGCGTGCTCTTCGCGGCGTTGCTCTACGGCGGCCTCGCCGCGCCGCTGGCCATCCCGCTGATCCTCGTCCATCGTCGGCTGGCGGCGCAGTGACCGCCGCCGGCGGCGGGCCCGGCTTGCCCGCCGCCCCGCTGTCGTGGTCCTGTCGGCGCATGACCTACGATCCCTTTTCCCGCGGCCCGTATCCGGTCGGCGTGCGCTCCTACGACACCCTCGATCCGGCGCGCGAGCGCCCGCTCGCCGTCGAGGTCTGGTACCCGGCCGGCGAAGCGGCGCGCGGCCGCGACGTCGACCCCGCGACCCGCGACGCCTTCGAGCTCCTGCCCGGCTTCCCGCCGGTGTGGCAGGAGGCGGCGCGCGATGCCGCGGCGCGCCCCGGACGCTACCCGCTGGTGCTGTTCTCGCACGGCTTCGGCGGCCATCGACGCCAGAGCACCTTCCTCTGCACCCATCTCGCCAGCCATGGCTACGTCGTCGCCGCCGCCGACCACACCGGCAACACCATGACCGACATCATGCAGGCGATGCTGCAGATCGCCGGCGGCGGCGCGCCGCCCGACTTCGACGGCGAGCTCGACCGCTTCATCGCGCTGCGGCCCGACGACGTGCTCTTCCTGCTCGACACGATGCTCGGCGACCTCGATCGGGAGATCGCGCCGCTGATCGACGCCACCCAGATCGGCATGAGCGGCCACAGTTTCGGCGGGTGGACGACGCTCAAGCTCAACGAACGCGAGCCGCGCATTCGCGCCGCGCTGCCGCTCGCCCCCGCCGGCGGCTGGACACACATGCCGGCCGAGCCGCTGCGCCGCGCCCTCACCTTCGCCTGGCCTCACCCGGTCGCCACCACCTATCTGGTGGCCGACCGCGACTCGCTGCTGCCGCTGCGCGGCATGCGCGAGCTGTACGAGCGCACGCCCGGCGCCAAGCGGCTGTTCGTGCTGCGCGACGCCGACCACATGCACTTCTGCGACCGCGTCGAGGAGGTGCACGAGATGTTCCGCGCCGTGCCGCCGCCCGGCGCCTTCACCGAGGTGGCGGCGAGCGTGCCGCCGATCAGCGAGCTGGTCCCCGGCGAGCACGCCTACGTCTTCACCCGCGGCCTCGGCCTCGCCCACTTCGACGCCGCGTTGCGGGGCGAGGCGGCGGCGGCGGCGGTGCTCGACGACGCGGTGGCGGCGTTGGCCGAGCGCGGCGTGGCGATCGAGGCGGCGTGAAGCGCCGGCGGGATCCACGCCGGGCGGCGCGCCTCACGGCCAGAGGCCGAGCCAGTGCGTGGGATACGGGCCAGCGGTGAGCGGCGCGACGTACACCGGCAGGGCGGCGAGCAGCAGCAGGGCCACGGCGATGCCGGCCAGCGCGGCGGCGCGGCGCGGCGGCGGAACGCGGCGGGCGAGGAAGCCGGACAGCCAGAGCAGCAGGGCGCCATAGGCGAGCGTCTGGACGGCGAACAGCGCCCCGAGCACCGCCGGCGTGAGGCCGAAGTCGCGGAGGTTCAACGGCACGACCAGCGCCGCGTACATCGCCAGTTGCACGGCGGGGATGCGACCCGCCTGGATGGCGAAGTAGGGCAGCGGCAGCAGCAGCACCAGCACCAGCCACAACAGCCAGCGCATGCGGGCGACGCTCACGGCGCGCCTCGCAGCTCGCGCTCGGCGGCGGCCAGCGCGCCGGCGGCGCGCTCGGCGAGCAGGGCCTCGGCGACCGCGGCGCGGATCTCGTCGAGCGGCGGTAGGCGAGCCGGCGTCCGCGCCTCGACGCGCAGCAGGTGCAGGCCATAGGGCGAGGCGATCGGCTCGCTCCACTCGCCGAGCGGCAGCGCGAACGCCGCCGCGGCGACCGCAGCGCCGAGGAGGCGCTCGAGATCGGCGGCGCTGAGCGACGACGCCAGCGCGATCGGCAACGGATCGCCGGCGGGCGCGCCACCCGCCCGCGCCGTCGCGCGCCAGGCCGCGGCATCGGCCGCCAGCGTCGCGCCGCGGGCGCGGTCGAGAAAGACCTGGGTCAGTTGGACGCGCGCCGGCACCAGGAACGGCTCGGGGTGGCGGGCGAGGTAGGCGTCCAGCTCGGCGTCGCTCGGCGGCTCGGCGCGCGCGGCGGCCTCGATCGCCAGCCGCAGGCGATTGGCGAGGCGGCGCTGGACGACCAGGTCGCTGTCCTCCAGACCGAGGCCGGCACCGTCGTCGGCGCCGAGGAAGCGCCCGTTGCGCTGCAGTTGCCGTTGCACGACGGCGTCGTCGCGATCGAGGCCGAGGGCGCGGGCCGCGGCGGCGAGGCGCGCCTCGGCATCGCCGGCGGCCGGCGGCGGCGCGGCGGCGCGCGGCCAGGCGGCGTGGGCGGCGAACAGCAGGGCGCCGAGGGCGGCGAAGCGCCAGGCCGGCCGGCTCATGAGCCGGCCTCCGGCGCGTACCAGATCGGCGAGCTCCAGGCGCGCTCCTGGACGACCTTCGGGTAGGTGGTGTCGCAACACGTCGCCAGCGCCGCGGGCACCGACGCCGGGTCGGCGCAGTCGACGCCGCGGGCATTGCACGCGTAGGCGCTCCAGCGGCAGGTCGGGTTCTGCAGCACGCGGGCGTAGTAGAACGCCGGCTGGGCGGGGTCGAAGCTCGGGTCGCGCCACACCGCGCAGAGCTGCGCGGCGCCGGCGCCGCGCGCCTGGCAGGTGGCGGCATCGACGTCGGCGTCATTCGGGCCGCCGGCGACGTCGAACACCCGCTCGCGCGCCGCGCCGTCCTCGATCCATCCCTTGACGATCTGCAGCCGCTGCAGCGGCGCGCCCTTGGCATCGTCAGGATCGGCGAGCGCCGAGACGGCGAAGGCCGGCGCCGGCGCGCCGCCCGGCGGCGGCAGCTCGCCGCCCATCGGCACGCCGTCGGCATAGCCGCGGCGGACGAAGTCCGGCTGCCGGCAGAGGTCGTCGGGAAAGTCCCATCCGGCGAAGAAACGCAGGACGATGCGCGGCCCGCTGGTGCCGTAGGCCTCGCGGCGGCGCATGGCGGCGAACAGCGCGGCGCGCGAGTTCTCCTCCGCCCACAGCACCGCCAATCCGCCGGGGTTGAACTCGATCTGGTCCGGCAGGCCCGCGCCCGGCGCGTCGGGTGGCGCGCCGGCGCCGCCCTGGCCGATGAAGGTCCGCGGATCGACCGAGCCGGGCGCGGCGACGTGCGTGTCGGTGCTGGCGATCAATCCGTACTGGAACGGATTGACGCCGAGCCGCTGGCGCTCGGCCAGGCCCTGCTTGAGCGCCCAGCGGACGAAGCTCGCCTCCGGCGCCGGCTTGGCCGACGACGCCACGTAGACGGCCATGAAGTTCTGGTAGGGCAGCTTCTCGAAGCCGCACTGCTCGTCGGTGGTCTCCGGACCGAGGCGGCACTCCGAATCGCCCTTGTGCTGCATCACCTCGACCAGCGGCTCCCAGTCGTGGCGCAGCGTGGCGGTGGCGACGCCGAGCGGCGCCCCGTCGGCCTCGGTGGGCGCGAACATCAGGCCGTTGCTGAGGTTGGAGTTGTGCGGAATGGTCAGCACGTCGCACCCGGGCAGCGCCTCGCGGCACTCGGCGCGCAGGCGGGCGAGAAAGCGATCGAGCTGCGGCTCGTCCACGTAGCTGAGCGGCAGGTCGGGAACGGTGGCGTTGGCGTAGATCACGTTGCGGTGCAGGTTGTTGCTCCCCGGCGCGCCGGTCCACTCGTAGCCGACGAAGGTGCTGAAGCGGCAGGCGTCGGTGTGGTCCTGGTACGCCTCGGCGGCCTCCTGCACCACCCGCCACGGCGTGCGGGCGGCGTTGCGGCAGCGCGAGCCGTCGGCGCCGCAGAAGGCGAAGCGATGGGGCGTGGCGCTGTTGGTCACCTGCGCGTTGGCGATGAAGAAGGCGAGGCGCGGGAACCAGCGCTGGATCAGGCAGGGCAGCGAGTCGTAGCCCGGCAGATCGGGGCTGTGGCAGACGGTCAGCTCGCCGAACAGCTCGGCGTGGTCGGTGACGGCGGCGAAGTCGAGCGGACGGCCGAGGCGCAGGGTGCGGGTCGGCCGCCCCTCGGCGTCGAACGGCTGCACGCCGAGCGGCTCGCCCCTCGCGAAGCGGTAGGCGTCGGCCGGCATGGCGCGGGTGCCCTGGGTGCTGGCGTCGAGCGACAGCGCGGTGTGCACGTGGAGATCGCCGAAATACGGGCTGCGCAAGGGATCGTAGCGAGCGCACCGCTCGGCCGCCGTGGCAGCCGCCGGCACGACCAGCAGCAGCGCCATCCATCCCCACCTGCGCATGGCGGCCACCTTAGACCGCGGAGGGGCCCGGAGGCACGCGGAGACGCGCGGCCGCGGCGCCCGGTGATGGTTTTGACCGCTTGCGAAACGCCGACGGGCACGCCAAGCAGGACGGATGGATGAAAACACGCCCGCCAGTCGCGGCTCGGTTGCCCCCGTCATTGCAGTCCTTCTCGCTGTCGCGCTGGTCGGCGCCGCCGTCTACATCGGCTCGTTGCGCGGCCAACTGACCGCCGCCCAGCAGCAACTGGCGCCGTTCGCGAAGATCGCCAAGACGCTCTACCCCGACGCCGACCCGGCGACCGCCCTGCGCTCGGTGGCGCAACGCATCGAGCCCCTGGCCGCCCGCGCCAACAGCCTGCAGCAGCAGGCGGCCGCGGCGGCGGCCGCACCGGCGGCACCGCCGCCGGCCGACGCGCCGGCCCCGCCGCCGGCGGACTTCCTCACCGCGCAGCAGGAGGAGGCGATGGTCGGCGTGCTGCGCAACGAGACCGACTCGGGGCGCAAGGCGTGGTTCCTGGTGGCGCAGAACAACCGCGAGGCGGCGGCGGCGCAGGCCGAGCTGCAGCAGATCTTCGAGAAGGCGGGCTGGCCGGTGGCGATCGAGCGCGCCCCCTACACCGTCAAGGCCGGCATCTTCATGCTCGCCGGCGACGAGACGCCGCCGCACTTCGTCGACACCGTGAGCGACGCCTTCGACGCCGGCGGCGTCGAGCTGCAGTACCTCACCGGCTACCGCGATTTCTACAAGGGCCGCCAGGCGGAGAATCCCAAGTGGGTCGGCCCGACGCTCGCCGACGACCAGCCGTTCACCATCGTCATCGGCTCCAAGCCGCAGCCGAAGGTCGCGGAGTAGCCGCCGTTCAGGATCTGGCGGTGACGATCCAGCTCGCCGAGTCCATCTGCACGCCGGCGGCGGTCTGATAGGGGCGCAACGCCTCACGCACCGACGCGGCGACCAGCGGCGGCAGCTCCGGATCGTCGGCCTCGCGCAGGGCGCGGGCGGTCGGCCCCATGCGCAGCAGGAAGTCGACCGTCGCATCGAGGTCCTGGCCCCCGCCGACGCTGAGCGTCATGCGCACCGGCTCGAGCGCGACGGCGGTGAACCCGGCGGCCTCGAGGATGCCGCGCACGTGGTCGGGGTCGGCGAAGGCGAATGGACCCGGGGCGCCGGGCGCCGGGATCGGCGGCGGCGGCAGATGTTGCAGCGCCGCCGCCATCGGCACTGTCATCCACGGGTTGTCCATCATCGACTGCCAGCAGGCGAAGGCGAGCTGGCCGCCGGCGCGCAGCGCCGAGCGGAGGTTGGCGAAGGCCGCCGCCGGGTCGGCGAAGAACATCACCCCGAAGCGGGAGAACAGGACGTCGAATGCCCCCGCCGGGAACTGCGCGATCTGCGCGTCGGCGATCTCGAAGCGGGCGTTGGTGACGTTGGCGGCGCGCGCCTGTTGGCCGGCGCGGGTGAGCATCGGCGCCGAGATGTCGACGCCGAGCACCTCGCCGCCGGGCGCCACGCGGGCGGCGAGCTCGATCGTGGTGTCGCCGCAGCCGCAGCCGACGTCGAGGACGCGCAGCCCCGGGCGCAGCCCGGCGCGGTCCATGGCCAGTCGGCCGAGCGGTCGAATCTGCTGATCGATCGACGCCTGGACGGCGACCCAGGTCGGTCCCGCCTGCTGGTTCCAGTAGGTGATCTGTTCGGCGTTGGGACCTTCGAGCGGCAACGGCATGGCGCACCTCAGGCGCTGGCGCTCGGGCGCGCCGAGACGGCGGCGTGCCAGCGCGCCAGATTGGCGAGCTCGGGAGCGATGCGGATCTTGCTCACGCGGCCGAAGTCGATGCCGCACAGCGCGGTGATGTCGGCGATGGTGTAGCGCGTCCCGGCGATGAACTCGCGATCGGCGAGCTCGCGGTCGAGCCAGCCCATGGTCGCCAGCGCGTGCGCCCGGCTGACCTCGCCCCACTCCGGCACCTGGGGAATGCGGCCCGCGAAGAACGCGTGCGTGTGGCGGAAGACCTGGGCGATGGGAATGAAGAGCTCGAGCTCCATGCGCCGCTGCCACATCTCCACCAGGGCGCGGTCGCGCGCGTCGGTACCGAGCAGCGGCGGCGTCGGGTGCGTTTCCTCGATGTAGCGGCAGATCGCCACGCTCTCGGCGATGCAGGTGCCGTCGTCCAGTTCCAGCACCGGCAGCGTGCCGAGCGGATTCTTGGCGCGGAACGCCGGCTCGCGGTTCGCGGCCGTGGCGATGTCGACCTGTTCGGTCGGGATCGCGACGCCCTTCTCGGCGAGAAAGACGCGCACCCGGCGCGGATTCGGCGCGGCGGCGGAGTCGTAGAGCTTCATGTGCTGCCGCTACGCCGCCAGGACGCGAAACTCAACCGAGTGCCGTGCCGCGGTGACGCGCCGTCCGTCCTACTGGCAGGTCGAGGTCACCGGCACGTCGAACAGGCCGCCGCTGGTGTCGACCCGAGTGCCGGCGGAGAGCCCGATGCAGCCGGCGCCGGCGGCCTGGAACTCGCCGTTGGCGAGAACGGCGCGCGCCGCCGAGCCTTCGATGCTGCCGCCGATGCCGCGGGCGCGGAACCGGCCGCTCAGCGTCAGGTCGCCGGCGGTAGCGTCGAAGCGGATGCGGCCGCTCGGCTGATCGCCGTCCACCTGGATGCGAGCGGGTGCGGCCACCACCACGCCGTCGCCGGTGACCGTGACGGAGCCGCCGACCGCGCCGCGGGCGGTCAGTTGGGTGCGAGCGCTGAGTGTCACGCTGCGGCCGTTGACCCGGATGTCGCCGCCGGCGGCGCGGCCGTCGACGTCGCACAGGCTGTCGACGGTCATCGCGCCGGCGGCGCGGAGGGCGATGCTGCCGCCGGCGCCGGTCGCGCCACTGGCCACCAGCGGCGCGACGGTCCGCAGGTCGCCGCCGGTGCACACCACCTGGATGCTGCCGCCGCTGGTGCCGGCGGCGGAGATGGAGGCGAGCAGGCTGACGGCCGCGCCACCGGAGGCGACGATGGTGCCGCCGGCCCCCGCCAGCGAGCTGCCGCGGGCGCGCAGATGCCCGCTGGCGGTGAGCAGCGTGCCGCCGATGGCGAAGATGGCGCCGCCGCCGCCGACGCCCTGGGCGTCGATGTCGTCGAGCAGGTAGACCGAGCCGGTCTGGGCGAAGGTGACGACGCTGCCGCCGGTGCCGAGCCAGCCGCTGGCGCTCACCTGGCGGAAGGTCCGGATGTCGCCGGTGGTGGAGATGATGGCGACGCTGCCGCCGTCGCGTCCGTCGGCGCCGATGCGATTCTCGAGCCGCAGACCGCGGCCCGCCGAGAGCGCGACGCTGCCGCCCGCGGTGCCGGAGGCCCCCTCGGCGCGGATGCGGGCGCGGCCGCTGGCGGTGATGCGGCCGCCGGCCGAGATGGCGATGCGGCCGCCGGGCGCCGTCGGGTTGGGGCCGTTCGCCGCGGCGCGGATCGGCCCCATCAGCCGCACGTTGCCGCCGGCCTCGAGGGTGATGCGGCCCGGCGCGGTGCGGCCGGAGGCGTCGATGCGCCAGTGGACGTCGATGTCGTTGACCGCCGACAGCGCGATCGTGGCGCCGGCGCCGACGAACGGCGTCGCGTGCCGGCCGACGATGGCGCGGCGCACGTCGATGTCGCGCGCCTTCAGATTCAGCGTGCCGCCGTTCGGAACCGTCAGCGTGCCGCCGATCACCAGCGTGCGATCGCCGAAGTCGAGCACGCACGGGCTCGCCACCTCGACCTGGCGGATGACGCACGGATCGCCGGTGCAGAGGTCGGCCGGCTTGGTGCACTTGATCGCCTGCGCCGCCTGCGGCGCGAGCGCCAGCGCGAGCGGCGCGATGAACGGAACCACCTGCCAGGGCAGGCCGTGCTTGCGCGAATGGACTGCGGCGCCCATGTGTCCCCCGATCCCCCGAAGCGCGCGCGGACCGCGGCCGGTCCAACGAGTGTCAGTGCTGAAGTGCGCGGATAGTCGCGCAGCCGCGGCGGACAAGTCAATACGAACGTGCGCCCGCGGCGCGCGAGCCCGCGCGCCCGTGCTCCGGGCCGGCTACGGGCGCACCGGCTCGCGCAGCGGATACCGCTTGGTCGCCCGCAGGCGCCGCCACAGGGTCGCGAGATCGGCCGGCAGGCGATTGCAGTAGGCGATGAACCCCGGCAGCGTCGCGAACTGGCGCTCGGCGGCGGCGAAGGCGGGATCGGCGCGCAGCGTCTGTTCGGCGCGCACCGGCGGCGGCGTGTTCGGGTCGCGGCGGAAGCGGCGCACGTAGTCGAGCAGGCGGGCGTGGTACTCGGGATCCTCGACGATGGCGGCGATGGTGCGGGCGCGCGGGTGCGTGCCGTCGACCATCGCCTGCACCTGGCGTTCGAAGTCCTCGAGGCCGTCGGGGAACATCTGGATCAACTGCAGGTCGTAGACCGGGTTGAGGTGGACGACCTGCATGACGTGGCCGACGATGGTGTCGCGGTCGGAGAGAAAGCCGGTGGGATCGAGCAGCGAGACCGGGTCGTCGAGCAGCCG
Encoded proteins:
- a CDS encoding glutathione S-transferase translates to MKLYDSAAAPNPRRVRVFLAEKGVAIPTEQVDIATAANREPAFRAKNPLGTLPVLELDDGTCIAESVAICRYIEETHPTPPLLGTDARDRALVEMWQRRMELELFIPIAQVFRHTHAFFAGRIPQVPEWGEVSRAHALATMGWLDRELADREFIAGTRYTIADITALCGIDFGRVSKIRIAPELANLARWHAAVSARPSASA
- a CDS encoding peptidyl-prolyl cis-trans isomerase is translated as MSRPAWRFAALGALLFAAHAAWPRAAAPPPAAGDAEARLAAAARALGLDRDDAVVQRQLQRNGRFLGADDGAGLGLEDSDLVVQRRLANRLRLAIEAAARAEPPSDAELDAYLARHPEPFLVPARVQLTQVFLDRARGATLAADAAAWRATARAGGAPAGDPLPIALASSLSAADLERLLGAAVAAAAFALPLGEWSEPIASPYGLHLLRVEARTPARLPPLDEIRAAVAEALLAERAAGALAAAERELRGAP
- a CDS encoding methyltransferase domain-containing protein; this encodes MPLPLEGPNAEQITYWNQQAGPTWVAVQASIDQQIRPLGRLAMDRAGLRPGLRVLDVGCGCGDTTIELAARVAPGGEVLGVDISAPMLTRAGQQARAANVTNARFEIADAQIAQFPAGAFDVLFSRFGVMFFADPAAAFANLRSALRAGGQLAFACWQSMMDNPWMTVPMAAALQHLPPPPIPAPGAPGPFAFADPDHVRGILEAAGFTAVALEPVRMTLSVGGGQDLDATVDFLLRMGPTARALREADDPELPPLVAASVREALRPYQTAAGVQMDSASWIVTARS
- a CDS encoding alpha/beta hydrolase encodes the protein MTYDPFSRGPYPVGVRSYDTLDPARERPLAVEVWYPAGEAARGRDVDPATRDAFELLPGFPPVWQEAARDAAARPGRYPLVLFSHGFGGHRRQSTFLCTHLASHGYVVAAADHTGNTMTDIMQAMLQIAGGGAPPDFDGELDRFIALRPDDVLFLLDTMLGDLDREIAPLIDATQIGMSGHSFGGWTTLKLNEREPRIRAALPLAPAGGWTHMPAEPLRRALTFAWPHPVATTYLVADRDSLLPLRGMRELYERTPGAKRLFVLRDADHMHFCDRVEEVHEMFRAVPPPGAFTEVAASVPPISELVPGEHAYVFTRGLGLAHFDAALRGEAAAAAVLDDAVAALAERGVAIEAA
- a CDS encoding bile acid:sodium symporter, encoding MFELYVRHEWWFAAAQLALAMLGMGATLSAGDFLGVFRQPRAFAIGAAVQIAGTPLLALALTSMLPLPPGIAFGLLVVGVMPGGAMSNVATYFARGNVALSIALTAAITLACIATTPLALRLLAGELIPAGFSMPVAAIALDIAICLLIPLLLGMLVGQRLGSAARRGAMARWCIRLSFAVVACIAIGSAGAGRLDVGAHSALPLAAIAALAVLCQLAGTAPGWLLGLSRGDLAALAIENSIRNTNLALLLKVSLFPITPGVANPLADGVLFAALLYGGLAAPLAIPLILVHRRLAAQ
- a CDS encoding DUF3604 domain-containing protein, whose amino-acid sequence is MRRWGWMALLLVVPAAATAAERCARYDPLRSPYFGDLHVHTALSLDASTQGTRAMPADAYRFARGEPLGVQPFDAEGRPTRTLRLGRPLDFAAVTDHAELFGELTVCHSPDLPGYDSLPCLIQRWFPRLAFFIANAQVTNSATPHRFAFCGADGSRCRNAARTPWRVVQEAAEAYQDHTDACRFSTFVGYEWTGAPGSNNLHRNVIYANATVPDLPLSYVDEPQLDRFLARLRAECREALPGCDVLTIPHNSNLSNGLMFAPTEADGAPLGVATATLRHDWEPLVEVMQHKGDSECRLGPETTDEQCGFEKLPYQNFMAVYVASSAKPAPEASFVRWALKQGLAERQRLGVNPFQYGLIASTDTHVAAPGSVDPRTFIGQGGAGAPPDAPGAGLPDQIEFNPGGLAVLWAEENSRAALFAAMRRREAYGTSGPRIVLRFFAGWDFPDDLCRQPDFVRRGYADGVPMGGELPPPGGAPAPAFAVSALADPDDAKGAPLQRLQIVKGWIEDGAARERVFDVAGGPNDADVDAATCQARGAGAAQLCAVWRDPSFDPAQPAFYYARVLQNPTCRWSAYACNARGVDCADPASVPAALATCCDTTYPKVVQERAWSSPIWYAPEAGS
- a CDS encoding HugZ family protein, producing MTADEPSFAERARTLVEVGRVGALATRLAERGGVPFGSLMPYGVDDDGQPTLLISRLAVHTRNLAADASASLLVAEAGADDPLAIARVTLIGRVEPLPDGARPGCRDDYLARHPTARGWVDFADFAFHRLRVEAAYVVAGFGAMGWVDGADYRAAAADPLAPHAPGILAHMNADHGDALRLYCRAFAGVEAERATMTAIDRLGLRLRAETADGPRTLRIAFPRPAETPGEARAVLVEMVRDARARA